Below is a window of Rhodamnia argentea isolate NSW1041297 chromosome 11, ASM2092103v1, whole genome shotgun sequence DNA.
TCACTCTCCTTTCATTAATGTGCAGCGTCcaaacgaaagagagagagaaaaagcgcTTCCGTGTCTCTCCTTGACACGTGTCAATATTTTAATGGAGTCACGCACGCCACGTGAGATGTTGACCTGGTCATCACCGACCACCGAATAATTTCTCCTACTCCGGAGAATGTGCATGCAATCTGTCTATCTTGCCATGTAGAAGTCTCTTCATGTCTTCACTGAAACACACCGGTTGATTGTGCACAAGAAACTGCAAAAGGTCGTACTAGCATCCGACATCTATGCTGGTAGATTGTGCTTTGACTAGTTGGATGGTCGCTTCTAGAGATGGCtggttccgtggaaccgccggttcccgagccgATTCATTCcggttctttttttaattttaatttttaaaataataaataataaaataaacataataaattataaattacaaattataatcaaattgtacattgtcataaaatgtggggaaaaaaaagagagaggaggaatgagcttgaacttaatgaattatcactAAACAcctacatattttcttggggatagaagaatcaaagcccatgtagttcttttacctttgataatcccaacttacctcatcgtcaatcgtcgctacccgttgtggtacccgtggcggtggtatctccaatatcatcactaaaaaattcgtgttcttgATCCGGTTCTTAGTGTTgaaatttcgccctcgtccaatcgtcgacacaaacttgagcttccacggactccgggcttaatcttgaacggcgagagtccaaaactaatcctccagcgctaaatgcttgttcaactgcaaccgttgaagaaggggttgctaatatctgacgagcgatgagggcgagaactggataatcgatttggtgactcttccaccactttaggatttcgaaatctataCTATGTTTTACattacgaaactcaaattgagtggttaaatatttttttaattcagaaatactacatgttacccctttttttttttttttttttttgcctacttttgagcatattataccttctactaagtgaactaccaccttcgctacgtgaggcggtagattgtaaagattcggaatcacttaaaccatatttactacaaaattctccatataatactactatagattctttaacatctccttgtatatttgaaatatctattgaattttccaaatgtaaacaatcatgataatacacattcaaataatctagtaaatcgtctaatttaatacgtggatcaaaaacaataccaactaaatagacaagaggaatttgcaaataataatgcaaccatttttctcgcattactaaaatagttcgagttaattcagtatcattttcatattcactaaaagcactaccaatattaacacactctattaaaaataaattcgtagtaggataataaatactagataaagtcttagtaaaatcattaaaaattttcaaaaaatctaaattttttttgcaaacgtcccaatgttgcggaagtaaagtaatttcgggaatattttgtgaaataaacatacataataaatctttgtgaTCAAAaatttgccgaagcaactcgtacgtcgaattccaacgagtcggaatatcttttggaaatcttcttgtccttctcccatgttgtttacaaaattttccccatgatttcataaaatggggacgactccataaaaatttaattgcaccctttattggggcgagagaagtgtcaagagttcgtaaaccatcttgtacacataaatttaaaacatggcaaacacatttaatgtgaaaaaattgtccaccaaaagtgggtttgcaaatattttctaaatcgggaatagaagcggtgtttgcagcgacattatcaaaaccaattgaaaatactttatttatcaaattatattcttctaaaacttgcataattattctataaatattatgagccgaatgtctttcatcaaaaactcggaatgcaataagccttttttgaatggtccaatcgtcacctatccaataatacgtgacacccatataagaatgaatttgccaatgatcacaccaaatatcgctacctatatgcacacgtccattgaattccgcaaaaaaatttgctaaatatttttttccttttttataaagatgaaaaacttcgcgtttaagagtattttttggaatagttggtgcttgcggaaccaacacagtatttatcaaatatttcatattaaaattttcaccagtattaaacgaagcatgatcaagggcaacatattcagctaacttttgcttataaagtgcatcggtgtaacggaatataggataATGATTAGAAGTGgcatacccggaaatttgttgttccgtattgtcgatccccgcttgtgttggatgttttttcatcGGATctcgacggaatgttccgtagccatctcctttcataaatttatatgtttgcgaacaatatttacattttatattatacttaccttcgcctttatcatgtaccttgtcgaagtgtagccacaagtcgaatGTATTATcttggcccttccgttccggctcatttgccgttgacgtttcttcgacatcggtgggaggatgaagactttcttgtgttgagatgtgctcgacgttcggaatcgggacatagttgatattatcgtcgttgtcttcccaacatgcatactcatgaggatcatattcgggaattgGATACTCGGAATCTTCCATAATCATCTTGAcattgtcggcatttctgcttccacttgccatttttgagagaattgatcggaaatccgattgagagaattaaggcgggattgagagaattgagagaattaaggcgggattgagagaattgagtgaattgagagaatttgatccaattgagaggatttgagagaatttgagagaattgttgagaggatttatgagaaaaatgaaaaggagaggatatgtatttatagggaagaatttaaatttttttttttttttaggcaacagccaaattggctattgcatgtgcatgtgcaaCAGCTTTGTtgttggggggggaggggggccgtggggcaaagagcccaacggctctttgccccacaatatctttttttttttaaataataactaACGGGTTGGAACTGGctcggaaccggtggttccaggCTAGTTTCCaaaattatggaaccgtgggcccgatcaaTGGGCTGGTTCCgagcccacggttccaaatggccacatCTAGTCGCTTCCCTTGCTAGCTTGAGCATTGGGAAAGTACATGTTTAGTATCGAAAGAAGCTTAGACCACGTTTGattcagcatttgaaatgagcatTTTGGTTctaaagtcccttagccaaatgtaaatggtgtttggttacTTTTTTATCTcactttggagaaatgcaattgcatcttaaaTGTTCTCTAaaatcctttagcccaaagtacctagAGGTACTTCGAGCTAAATgacttttccaaaatgcaactattttttttttattttaacttcgTCGCCTTCATTTGCCGCCTGCCGCCGCCCGCCGGACCGCTATCACCGCTCACCCGCCCGCTGGATCGCTGGACCGTCGCCCACCACCGATCTCTGCCAGCGGCCTGCCTCCATCCGCCGGCCTTCACCGGCCACCGaccgccgctttttttttttcaaaacgtaaaaatattttacaaagttcatttttcaccaaacaacatttacgtcaaagttgctttccaaatgtgttttaaaatgcactttaccaaacactacttgcattttaaaaaaggtCTTTAGCTCAAAAGtatttacattttctcaaaatcccttggccaaatgctgaaccaaacagggccttagCCAATTCCCATCTCAACTACCCAACTCAAATATAGCCATGCCTACAGATACCACGCCCAAACAGCTAATGCGCAGCATGGACCAATATCAACAAGTAAtgatgtgtgtgtttgtgtgtgttgtTGGGGGTGGGCAGGTGGGGAATGCAAGCAGGCGACTTGATGATGAGGATACCGCGGTCAGATCTGACTCCAAGAAATCAAAGCACGCACTTTCTCCAGTAGATCAAACTTAATAGGAAATTACAAAAAGTGACTAGCTTCAGATGTGTTGCCGCCTCTTTCCTACAATGACATCCACGGAAGTTTATTCTACTTCTTCACCGAAGTTCGGCTCTAGCATTCGGACATTAGCTCAAACATCAAGAATGGATCTTTAGTATTTCAAGTTTCAGACTACTGCAGGATAGAACATCAGAATACTCCTTTTCCGAATGGAAGGATAGATGAAAGacgatcaaaattcaaaattcaaatgctACGCAAGATTATTCATTACTGAAATCTGACtcacaaagaaaacaaaaccttACTCAGGTAATTACCCTGGCAGAGAACAAGGAACAAAGTTCCTCACCAGGGGATTTTCATGACTGATCACACTATAGATGTCCACTTGCCCATTTATCAACAATAGCAAGCAAGGTGGCAAGACAACGACATGACAAACTACAAACAAGCCCCATCATATACAGAGATGTGACCCCAGCACTTAACTAAGAATAAATATTGCCATGCCAGGAAGACAGTAAGAGGTAAAAATCCACTGCTTCTTTAACTAAAATCAGCCTCCACCTGAAACCAGTAACCACGCAACaccaaaatctcaaatttgctcCTTCTAAGCAAGCAAAAGATGCAGGCGGGTAGGCAGGATCGAGCCATTTATATCAAGATACCCGGCCCCATCACAGCAGTATCTTCAAAGAAATggatcaaaaggtttaaacCTGACTTACCAGTTTCGGATGAAGAAAGTTTAGAGTCTTTTAACACTTGGAATGGAATGgaaggacatttttttttttaacaactaTACGGAGAAAGACATCTACACAgaaataatgagaaaatgaagacGACTGGTAGCAGACAGTAGACAGTATACATAATTCAAGTCATGTCCGTGTAGACTGCCAAGTTCAAGTATTAACTGCACAAAAGATCGTCATATTCTTCCTTCCTTTAGACAATGTAAAAACAAATCGCATTCAACTTTAATCATCTCACCAGAACACTTTCAAAAGTTATATTCAAAGTTCTATAAGGCCCACTGGAAGTGTAACTTGTTTCAAAAGATTATCTTTCAAGGCTGTGCATAATTTTTAGCTGACATTTATACATAGTCCTGCATCCATGATTTCAAAACCATTTACACATTTCACAACACCGATTGCATGTATAACTAAGTGCCATTAGCACGCCAGTGCGCTACTACACAGAGACAAATAAAAGCATAGGACAAAAGGGAGGACATCAATTCTCTATATTATAACAGAAgataaatttcttgaaattcTAGACACTTCAAGGATCGGATTTCTTACTTCCTcaccaattctttttttctgaccaaaaacTACTTGAACCAACTCATAAAAATATATTCTCAATGTTACACATGGGATGACTGAATGTCCATGGGGAAACCCGAAAGGCCTCGAGTTCTTCAACTTATCTGCCGTCATATGGACATGCACAAAAATTTGTTGAAAAGGGAGGAACACCTCAACGTTGAAGAAACTATGGATATGCAGTTCATATCTCATTCATCTCTCACAGAACCAGGCTGATAGGCAGCAACAGCTGAAACTGGTTTGATGTTCGCTATAGAAATAGGAGTTAATGGAGGCGAAGATACTTCTTCCActttttctaaaagttgttgGGACTCCGCTGTCTTGGTCACTTTGATTCCTATTGCTCTTTGACTACTTGAAGGTATGGAAAAACTTCGAGGCATATTCAACGGAGGAGGTGGAAGTGGAGACGCTGCTGAGGGTATTCTACTGTTTGCAGAACCCTCCGGATTTCTGGGCACTAATAGAGCAGAGTGACCAATGAATACAGAAGATTTGACTGGCTTCATAGCCAGATTTCCGGGTGGTCTAGGAAGCTCATGAAGCTCACTTATCCTTGGAGAAGAAACAAGAGGAGGTGAAGCAGTAGGGGATGCTTTTGGAGATGATGAAGGCTGAGCAGAGCGTGGAAGTACTCCAGAAACCAGTTGGACTTCATGAGAAGGAAAGATGGGACCACTTGCATTTAGGACAGGCTTCTTAGGCATAGGTGTCAGCGGACCAGAGAAGGCTTgccttttgactttttctgCATTATACACAGGTCCCTCCATCAGAGGAGGAGGCAATTGGCCAAAACCATTGTGACTACTAGTGCTCTCTCTGACTTCTGGTACAGCTTTTAGGTCTTGCTTTCTTATCTCCAATGGAGAAGAGTGCCACAAATTTGGGTTCTGTCCACTAACGCCGGCTGGCCGAGACCGTGGAGCTGAATAATTTGTTCTTGAAGGAAGATTCTTCACATCAACAGGAGTAGGCAACACGTACGAGTTGGACTTTGGCGTAGATAATTGCTGCACGTGTCTTGCTTTTTCAGCAGGATCAAACTTCTTCTCAGGAATTATTGGAGCTGAATGGCTGCCCATTTTGTATTCTCTACCAAGGACATCCCCTTGGCTTTTTTCAATATTCACCTGCTATAAGAGATAATGAATAGAATtagtactaaaaaaaaaaaaaggcattggTCAGACAAATAAACTAACAAAAGAATAATTCACTAGTTTACAAACCGAAGGATACAGATCTGATCAATCCGTCCTATGATTCGCTGGACCTTAAGCATTCGCCAGCTTAGTTTGCAAGCATTAACATCCAgttcattttgccaattaaattctaaactcCCCTCACTTATATATatctatctatatatatatatactgtgCGTTTTATCAGTCACGACGATCGACTCCTAACAAAAAGAACTCAGCTGCATTGTTACCTCTGCACCTTCCGCAGTAGGGCTTTGAAAATATGAAAGGTTCACATCGTCCACCTGGTTTGTCACATGAAATGTCATGTTAAAATAGCACGCTTAAACAGCTTGACTGTCCTCCATTGGGGAAAAAACAGAGGAGTAAAGCAGGAAAATACCAGAGTCTACAAAATGatataaaatgagaaaataataaacTGGAAGCACATTGTAAGGAGAAAGTCAAGTGGGAAGAGCTCAATAATATTAAAGACCTTATCATCTGTCCAACAAATAAAACAGCATGCCAATTGGGCATAGAAgtttcaaattccaaaaacgATCTTATAAGTGCTACCAGAACCAGTCTCGTGTGATATGCATTTCTGCTAGCATAGATAGTGGCACCAATGGAACCATTTTGACTGGTTAAACCATGAGCTGGTCGGTTAATAAGTTCATGCTCCCACGATAACCAACAAAGTGGGAGGGGgtcaaaaagagagaaggtCATTTTTTATGTGGGATCAAATCAGATGCTGACCTCCATTGAATTCTTTGATTGCCAACCGACATTCAGGCCCTGAGAATCTCGTCTGTAGTCAAAACTTGATTCCCCGTCTTGTTTAGCATCATAGACATCTGCACTGtcatcttcaccatcttcaccGTCGTCTTCAAGTCCACTAAATTGGTAATCAATATGCTGCTCCTCTGTAACCATTCTGACATGAGGTTCAACTGCCTCGAGGGATTTTAGACCCTTCCGGAAAAAATTTAGCTGCATGATGGGTAAATAGGCAAAGAGTGTTGTCGGCAAGCATTGATCCATCAGGGTAAAAAAACATCATGAGAGTAAAATCTGCAGTGTTCAGAGAGATCCCCTTCAGACCTGAGCAGCATGGTGGCGGGCTGCCTGAGTTAGAAGACTCCGACACTGCCCTTGCTTCAACGATTTTAAACGAAAAACACATAGTGTTGCCTCCTCTTCACATTCATCATGCGCTCTTTGTATTTGCTGCAAACTGAAACTTTCAACTTTCCCACTCTTCgactttcctttttccctctgtTGCGTCATCATAAATTCGTATACATCTCTGAAGACCCACACAACATTCAGAATACAATTGTATCAGGGAATAGAACTTAGTACAGAAAAGATGAGGACCTTTTCTCGTCGCATTGTCTCTTCATCTCCTGCAAAAGCAAATAAGAGATATTCTAGTTAACACTGAAAGCTAACATGTTTAGATAATATGGCTTGGTATTCAACCTATCACAATATGAATAAACCCTCAGAGCAAGATCAGAGGTAAACCACTGAAAGTTCTCCACAAAGCTATGCACAAGTGAAGCCAACATAGCCACAACTAACAACTCTTCCCCTCATTCTTCCAACAGTTCAACATCTTTTAAAAGGTCAAcacgaaatttgaaaaaagaaagagaagaaaccaATGAATTTCCAAGAGCAGGATGGAACAAGGACCATAATTCAGCTAACTGCCAAGCATCTATATCCAACCATTTGACAACTTGagcataaaagaaaagggaccACTCCGGGGTATGAAGTAAGGCATCTATATGGTAGCAAACAATTTCTCAAGTGAACAATTGACGAATAAATCCACTTAATGTGATCTCAAGTGCATGAGGGAGCacccaaaaaaatcattccATTGTAGGAACAGGAAAATGCACATTCAAAGAGCAATAAAAAGATTGATCAAAGGATGACTTGATGACATGAATCAAAAACAAATGTCGAAGAAAATAAGGACAACAATGGTAATCTGCCATAACTATCCAAGGTACATTAATGAAAGTATAAACATTAACAGAGAACACTAAataaccataaaaaataaacaaagcaaGGACGGGAAGATAGAAGAAGGCCATAAAAGGATGGACAAGGGTAAAATACAAACCTCGACAGTCCGAAGTTCATTGAAAAGAGATTCTGATGGATTTATAATTGTCAAGATTATATGAGAACGCTGgtagaaacaaaataaatagtCACTTCCAGGCTGAGGTAAGAGATtactcaatatatatatatatctcctAAAGAAGTCTGCTTACATAGTTGTCGATAAGTTTTTGAAGTTCAAACTGGGCTTGTCCCAGCATTGACAGAACTCTACCTGCACATGATTGATCAGCAGTAATAAAAGAATCTATCACATTCAGAAGAATTCAGacttaagtaaaaaaaaattcactcttTGGACACTAATGAACTATGACTAATTTGCCTTTTTGGAAACATAAAAGATAAGTTTTGCATGTTGATTTTCTGGTAATGAGTGAACTCATGCATTTGCCTCATCTTCAATATCTTCGTGCATTTGCCTCATTTTCAATATCTTCTTAATTTGTAAAGTTAACTTAACTAGTGCTTACGGACACACGAGGACTAACAAGAGAAATTGCCGATGTTGCATAAACTTTTTCACTCACCAGTCTCTCCATCACCGTGTGAAGTTTTCTCCAAGAGACAAGTACCCATTTCCTGCAGCGACTCTGAGAACTCTGGGATCATAGATTGATTTAAATAGGATTCTATTAAAAGCAGCTAGGAAAAAGAAATAGTCTGCCACAGTGACATGGTTTATAATTCATCTGTGATCTAAAAAAAGAGATTAAACATGCTTCTTCATCTACTCTCTTTAAGCCTAGTGAAAGTCATTAAAATTGCAACTTTTCTTACTATTTTGCAGCAGTAAACATCGTGCAAGAATGCAAATTCATGCTAAGAGTTCCAGGATAGGCAGTCTGACATAAATTAATCATGAGGGACTGGAGCTATATGATTAGGAAGGCATCAATGGCATGTGTTATTGTTGGAATAAGATTTCCCTAAGCTAGCATGTCACTAGCGGCAGATAATGGAAATTTTTCAACAAACCCATGAGGGATCCAAAATCATATGGTCCACATTTGAATATGCTGGACAATCTAGCTGGACCTCCAAACGCTCTATAGCATCTCAATTAACTACACTTTGGATATACATTGAGCATTACCACAAATTATGGACTACAAGAGCTACAGTAACTAAGATGCAAACAGCTGCTCAAGTTTTGAAGAACACATGTGGAAAAAACAGAAACTAATTCTACCATATGCGCTGTTTGCTGTTGCAGCAGCAGCCGAGAGCAAGCTATCATAGCAATTTCTCATCGCTTGCATGTCCTGCAAGGTGAAGGTAAGAAAAACCAGAATATGATAAATAAGatgagttccaaatatcgtatAACATATTACAACTCCGAAAGTAACTATGTAGCATCtccatgcaacttctcaaatcagATCCAACATCTGCCCGAACATATCCCAATCCCACCATTAACACGCTATAGGCTTCAAGACAAACAAAGCAAGGTACGAAGCTTGGGCCACGTTGTGTAGTAAGAGAATTAATCTGAATCAATCTCATATAAGATATCTTCAACCCAATAAAACTCCCTCAGCAAATGCATTGTGAGAGAAGAAGCCAAAAATGAACCTTAACAAGTACACGCAGCATTCTTCCAACTTCATTTAAATTGAAAAACGTAATTTCTCACAAACATAGCTCCAATTGGGAGAAGCAGTTATATGGTCCAAACTCAATTATGACACAGTGCCGAAACAAATACTTTTATGCTAAGCGATTAGGAAGAACGACGCTGCTACTATTTCCacaaaagaaggaagaggaCAAGGACTTAAGTGAGGTGGACTCTTATGGCAATTCTCAGGTGTTTCAGATTTGAGTACAGTGCAACAGTTCCTTAAAAACATGAACAAGTATTAATCAGAAGCTACACTATGTACTAAAAAAATCCAAGCCAAGAGCATTTCTTCAGTGTTCCAAGCTTTTGTACAAATGGCTTTctccaaataaaaataaaaagtcaccagaaaaaataccaaaagatGAATACACGCGAATACCATAACACAAGCTAGACACAAAGGAAAAAACTCTTGCCTTGTCCCATCCAGTTGGTGTTTGCACCAGTCCACCGCCAAACACTTTTACGACCACTTCTTACCTCAAAACCAGCCTTAACAAATGGATCCAAGGACCTAGTGACACCATATCAAAGCCTCCAAAGCTACGTATATCTCGTATGTGAAACGATGTGGAGAGATCAATGAAAGCCAGTTACTTCATTCTGACAATTTGCAAGGAACTCCAGCTTTATTAAACAATTCTTATCAAATTCCACTGTCCAGAAAAAGAAGGGGCTACATTTACATCAGCACCTTTCCCTCTAGTACTCTGTACTCAGTCCTAGGCCTTCATCAACGACGCCCCCAACTTGCACAATCTCAATTGACCATCTATTCAaagtacgatttttactaattATAGAATTACGTCACAGAGAAAGGCGCAAAAACTGTGCAAATACAATGAACTTCTCGCGCCATTGCTCtttcagagagagagggggggggatgTGCTTCCAAACTTCCATGAAATCATCTTTGAGAAAATCAATTAAGAATTAAACCACGCAGCACTATCCCCGCAATCACCGATCACATTCcagaaatggaaagaaaaacttcaaaaaagagTACCTTCGATGCCTGAGCGAGTTCATCGAGCTGAGCTGAAGGCGGAAACTCCAGCTTCTCCTTCTGATCGTTCTTGTGGAGTGCGGCGAATCTCCGAAGCTTCCCAAGAGAAGACTTCATTGCCGACGAAACCCTAGCCCGACGAAGCTCCTTATGTCGAAAACCAAAGGTCTACGACAGAGAGATTCCGACTCGCACTCAAAGCCTTCTCAAACTCCACCTGAGAATCCTCAGAGCCCgtaacaaaagagagagaaaaaaaatccgATGCCTAAATCAGCGAATCCCGCCAATCGAACGAGGAATCACGGTGACGCAACCATCGACATTgaagcgagcgagagagagctcgtcgCTGTTGCTCTTGTTGCGCAGtcaaaagagaggagagaggagagagaaggagaggggaAGATTGACGAGAAAAACGGGAAGAGTGAGGGAAATTAACGGGGTTGGGGGTGGGGGAGGAGGAGCGAAGCGAAGGTGGGGGATCGTACTAACGTCACTCGCGAGAGTGAGAAGGCACCCTCTCGCGAGGCGACACGTGTCCTCACGGGTGGGGGCAGCAGCGTAAATCCGCCCGATGACGCATCCTGGAACGCCGTAACGCCGTAATCCAATGGATGACGGTGTTCACCCAGGAGGGGAAGTGTACGGTGACggtggatggagagagagagacgggggGACAGTACCGGTCAAAgtacgtagagagagagagagagagagatggataagCCGGTCAAAGTCGCA
It encodes the following:
- the LOC115728905 gene encoding uncharacterized protein At2g33490 isoform X4, yielding MGTCLLEKTSHGDGETGRVLSMLGQAQFELQKLIDNYRSHIILTIINPSESLFNELRTVEEMKRQCDEKRDVYEFMMTQQREKGKSKSGKVESFSLQQIQRAHDECEEEATLCVFRLKSLKQGQCRSLLTQAARHHAAQLNFFRKGLKSLEAVEPHVRMVTEEQHIDYQFSGLEDDGEDGEDDSADVYDAKQDGESSFDYRRDSQGLNVGWQSKNSMEVDDVNLSYFQSPTAEGAEQVNIEKSQGDVLGREYKMGSHSAPIIPEKKFDPAEKARHVQQLSTPKSNSYVLPTPVDVKNLPSRTNYSAPRSRPAGVSGQNPNLWHSSPLEIRKQDLKAVPEVRESTSSHNGFGQLPPPLMEGPVYNAEKVKRQAFSGPLTPMPKKPVLNASGPIFPSHEVQLVSGVLPRSAQPSSSPKASPTASPPLVSSPRISELHELPRPPGNLAMKPVKSSVFIGHSALLVPRNPEGSANSRIPSAASPLPPPPLNMPRSFSIPSSSQRAIGIKVTKTAESQQLLEKVEEVSSPPLTPISIANIKPVSAVAAYQPGSVRDE
- the LOC115728905 gene encoding uncharacterized protein At2g33490 isoform X1 gives rise to the protein MKSSLGKLRRFAALHKNDQKEKLEFPPSAQLDELAQASKDMQAMRNCYDSLLSAAAATANSAYEFSESLQEMGTCLLEKTSHGDGETGRVLSMLGQAQFELQKLIDNYRSHIILTIINPSESLFNELRTVEEMKRQCDEKRDVYEFMMTQQREKGKSKSGKVESFSLQQIQRAHDECEEEATLCVFRLKSLKQGQCRSLLTQAARHHAAQLNFFRKGLKSLEAVEPHVRMVTEEQHIDYQFSGLEDDGEDGEDDSADVYDAKQDGESSFDYRRDSQGLNVGWQSKNSMEVDDVNLSYFQSPTAEGAEQVNIEKSQGDVLGREYKMGSHSAPIIPEKKFDPAEKARHVQQLSTPKSNSYVLPTPVDVKNLPSRTNYSAPRSRPAGVSGQNPNLWHSSPLEIRKQDLKAVPEVRESTSSHNGFGQLPPPLMEGPVYNAEKVKRQAFSGPLTPMPKKPVLNASGPIFPSHEVQLVSGVLPRSAQPSSSPKASPTASPPLVSSPRISELHELPRPPGNLAMKPVKSSVFIGHSALLVPRNPEGSANSRIPSAASPLPPPPLNMPRSFSIPSSSQRAIGIKVTKTAESQQLLEKVEEVSSPPLTPISIANIKPVSAVAAYQPGSVRDE
- the LOC115728905 gene encoding uncharacterized protein At2g33490 isoform X3; this encodes MKSSLGKLRRFAALHKNDQKEKLEFPPSAQLDELAQASKDMQAMRNCYDSLLSAAAATANSAYGRVLSMLGQAQFELQKLIDNYRSHIILTIINPSESLFNELRTVEEMKRQCDEKRDVYEFMMTQQREKGKSKSGKVESFSLQQIQRAHDECEEEATLCVFRLKSLKQGQCRSLLTQAARHHAAQLNFFRKGLKSLEAVEPHVRMVTEEQHIDYQFSGLEDDGEDGEDDSADVYDAKQDGESSFDYRRDSQGLNVGWQSKNSMEVDDVNLSYFQSPTAEGAEQVNIEKSQGDVLGREYKMGSHSAPIIPEKKFDPAEKARHVQQLSTPKSNSYVLPTPVDVKNLPSRTNYSAPRSRPAGVSGQNPNLWHSSPLEIRKQDLKAVPEVRESTSSHNGFGQLPPPLMEGPVYNAEKVKRQAFSGPLTPMPKKPVLNASGPIFPSHEVQLVSGVLPRSAQPSSSPKASPTASPPLVSSPRISELHELPRPPGNLAMKPVKSSVFIGHSALLVPRNPEGSANSRIPSAASPLPPPPLNMPRSFSIPSSSQRAIGIKVTKTAESQQLLEKVEEVSSPPLTPISIANIKPVSAVAAYQPGSVRDE
- the LOC115728905 gene encoding uncharacterized protein At2g33490 isoform X2: MKSSLGKLRRFAALHKNDQKEKLEFPPSAQLDELAQASKDMQAMRNCYDSLLSAAAATANSAYEFSESLQEMGTCLLEKTSHGDGETGRVLSMLGQAQFELQKLIDNYRSHIILTIINPSESLFNELRTVEEMKRQCDEKRDVYEFMMTQQREKGKSKSGKVESFSLQQIQRAHDECEEEATLCVFRLKSLKQGQCRSLLTQAARHHAAQLNFFRKGLKSLEAVEPHVRMVTEEQHIDYQFSGLEDDGEDGEDDSADVYDAKQDGESSFDYRRDSQGLNVGWQSKNSMEVDDVNLSYFQSPTAEGAEVNIEKSQGDVLGREYKMGSHSAPIIPEKKFDPAEKARHVQQLSTPKSNSYVLPTPVDVKNLPSRTNYSAPRSRPAGVSGQNPNLWHSSPLEIRKQDLKAVPEVRESTSSHNGFGQLPPPLMEGPVYNAEKVKRQAFSGPLTPMPKKPVLNASGPIFPSHEVQLVSGVLPRSAQPSSSPKASPTASPPLVSSPRISELHELPRPPGNLAMKPVKSSVFIGHSALLVPRNPEGSANSRIPSAASPLPPPPLNMPRSFSIPSSSQRAIGIKVTKTAESQQLLEKVEEVSSPPLTPISIANIKPVSAVAAYQPGSVRDE